A window from Candidatus Nitrospira neomarina encodes these proteins:
- the lepA gene encoding translation elongation factor 4: MSKAFPQTHIRNFSIIAHIDHGKSTLADRFLEITGAVSAREARAQYLDAMDLERERGITIKAHAVTARFRSSDGQEYQFNLIDTPGHVDFAYEVSRSLAACEGALLLIDATQGVEAQTIANAYLAISNDLVIIPVINKIDLPSADVEGVKVQIRDVLGLSSEEAFLVSAKDGRGVKEVLEGVVKIIPPPVGSIEQPLKALIFDSWFDNYQGAVVLLRVMDGEITPNMMIKLMFSGREFEVLEVGVFSPKRTKVNRLGPGEVGYICAGMKELSDTKIGDTITDSKRPTSMALPGYRDVKPVVFCGLYTTDNAKFEDLRDSLEKLQLNDSSFVYEPETSLALGFGFRCGFLGLLHMEIIRERLEREYGLDLISTAPTVVYRVTTTKGETLVIDNPSKLPDPSQIERIEEPYIKATMITPERYIGNVLQLCQERRGIQVGLQYLDPTRSMLIYEIPLNEIVLDFYDRLKSRTQGYASLDYELLGYRESELVKLDLLLNGETVDALSIIAHKDKVQSRGRQLAEKMKELIPKQMFEIVIQATIGKRIIARETIGALKKNVTAKCYGGDISRKRKLWEKQKEGKKRMKQLGRVEVPQEAFLAILKTDPN, translated from the coding sequence ATGAGTAAAGCCTTTCCTCAAACCCACATCCGCAATTTTTCAATTATTGCTCATATCGACCACGGCAAATCTACTCTTGCCGACCGGTTTTTGGAGATCACCGGTGCCGTATCTGCACGTGAGGCCCGTGCGCAATATCTGGATGCCATGGACCTGGAGCGTGAGCGCGGTATTACGATCAAAGCGCATGCCGTCACAGCACGATTTCGGAGTTCGGATGGCCAGGAATATCAGTTTAACCTCATTGATACTCCTGGACATGTGGACTTTGCCTATGAGGTATCACGCAGCCTGGCGGCCTGTGAAGGAGCACTGTTGTTAATCGATGCCACCCAGGGCGTGGAGGCCCAGACAATCGCCAATGCCTATCTGGCAATTTCGAATGATTTGGTGATCATTCCTGTCATTAATAAAATTGATTTGCCGAGCGCTGATGTCGAAGGGGTCAAAGTCCAAATTCGAGATGTGTTGGGGTTGTCGAGTGAAGAGGCATTTTTAGTCAGTGCCAAAGATGGACGAGGGGTAAAGGAGGTGCTTGAAGGAGTGGTGAAAATTATCCCGCCCCCCGTCGGTTCAATTGAACAACCGTTAAAAGCCCTGATTTTTGATTCCTGGTTCGACAATTACCAGGGCGCCGTGGTGCTCCTTCGAGTCATGGATGGAGAAATCACCCCCAATATGATGATTAAGCTCATGTTTTCCGGACGTGAATTTGAAGTCCTGGAGGTGGGCGTCTTTTCACCGAAACGAACCAAGGTGAACCGGCTGGGGCCTGGGGAAGTCGGGTACATCTGTGCCGGGATGAAAGAACTATCGGACACTAAAATTGGCGATACCATTACGGATTCAAAGCGCCCGACAAGCATGGCCTTGCCCGGTTACCGGGATGTCAAACCGGTAGTCTTTTGCGGGTTATATACCACCGACAATGCCAAGTTTGAGGACCTGCGGGATTCTCTGGAAAAGTTGCAGCTGAATGATTCCTCCTTTGTCTATGAACCGGAAACGTCTCTGGCCTTGGGATTTGGGTTTCGATGTGGGTTTTTAGGGCTTCTCCACATGGAAATTATTCGGGAACGCTTGGAACGGGAATACGGACTCGATCTGATCAGTACCGCCCCGACGGTGGTGTATCGTGTGACGACCACCAAAGGCGAAACCCTGGTCATCGACAATCCCTCCAAACTTCCGGATCCTTCACAGATCGAACGAATTGAAGAGCCTTATATTAAAGCCACCATGATTACGCCTGAGCGCTATATCGGAAATGTTCTTCAGTTGTGTCAGGAACGTCGTGGCATTCAAGTCGGGCTGCAATATCTGGATCCAACCCGATCCATGTTAATCTATGAGATCCCTCTCAATGAAATTGTGTTAGACTTCTATGATCGCCTGAAATCCCGCACACAAGGGTATGCATCCTTGGACTATGAATTGCTCGGCTATCGCGAGTCCGAATTAGTGAAATTGGATTTATTGCTGAATGGGGAGACGGTAGATGCGCTCTCCATTATCGCCCATAAGGATAAAGTGCAAAGCCGCGGGCGACAATTAGCCGAAAAAATGAAAGAACTCATACCCAAGCAAATGTTCGAGATTGTCATTCAAGCGACCATAGGCAAACGCATTATTGCCAGGGAAACCATTGGCGCACTCAAGAAAAATGTTACGGCCAAGTGCTATGGTGGGGATATTTCCCGAAAACGCAAATTATGGGAAAAGCAAAAAGAAGGGAAAAAACGGATGAAACAATTAGGGCGTGTCGAAGT
- a CDS encoding SAM hydrolase/SAM-dependent halogenase family protein, giving the protein MPSAISLVTLITDFGDVDYFVPSMKGVMLGINSQIRTVDLTHQIPAHGVEQAAFFLKSCYQYFPDGTVHVVVVDPGVGSSRRAILVSTSRHFFLAPDNGVLTYVLEEETAIQVRSIENKQYRLDSMGATFDGRDLFAPSAAWLTKGQVPGSYGRLIHDYVKLPLDPPRMDGHALHGRIVYIDHFGNAITNLTLTDIETFRSVTKKEYSGLKIGEVVIKGIKTHYEEGALGYPEGLINSNGHIEIFVKQGRAVDRCQLRIGQTVELI; this is encoded by the coding sequence ATGCCTTCCGCCATATCCTTGGTTACGTTGATTACAGATTTTGGGGATGTCGATTATTTTGTTCCAAGTATGAAGGGCGTAATGCTCGGAATTAATTCTCAAATACGCACCGTCGATCTGACGCATCAAATTCCGGCGCATGGGGTTGAACAAGCGGCATTTTTTTTAAAATCATGCTATCAATACTTTCCAGATGGAACGGTGCATGTGGTGGTCGTAGATCCCGGGGTAGGGAGTTCTCGAAGAGCGATTTTGGTTTCAACTTCCAGGCATTTTTTCCTGGCTCCGGATAATGGGGTTTTGACGTATGTCCTTGAAGAGGAAACCGCGATTCAAGTTCGATCGATTGAAAATAAACAATATCGGTTGGACTCCATGGGCGCGACCTTTGATGGACGGGATTTATTTGCGCCTTCCGCAGCCTGGTTGACGAAGGGGCAGGTTCCCGGTTCGTACGGGCGCCTCATTCATGATTATGTCAAACTTCCCCTTGATCCCCCACGTATGGATGGACATGCCCTCCATGGGCGAATTGTCTATATTGACCATTTTGGCAATGCCATCACGAATCTGACCTTGACCGACATAGAGACGTTTCGATCCGTGACCAAGAAAGAATACTCCGGGCTCAAAATTGGAGAGGTGGTCATCAAGGGAATAAAAACACATTACGAAGAAGGTGCCTTGGGATACCCGGAAGGTCTCATCAATAGTAATGGGCATATCGAGATTTTTGTGAAGCAAGGACGAGCCGTGGACCGATGCCAATTGCGCATTGGTCAGACGGTTGAGCTCATCTAG
- the bioA gene encoding adenosylmethionine--8-amino-7-oxononanoate transaminase, with the protein MTLNTTRTVLEKDDREYVWHPFTQMQEWERQPPLIIRRGKGSYVYDMDGNAYLDATASIWVNIHGHRHPRIDEAIRHQLTQVAHTTLLGLSNPPAIQLAKALIRLAPKGLQKVFYSDNGSTAVEVAAKMAIQYWQQCPNPQPRKTRFIHLGMSYHGDTVGGMSLSGVELFRRSFSPLLFASHDVEPPYCYRCPLQLHFPQCRLACLDPLEKLLSTQHQEIAGLILEPMVQAVAGIIPSPPGYLKRVRELCTRYKVLFIADEVATGFGRTGRMFACEHEDISPDIMAIAKGLTGGYLPLAATLTTNAIYQAFLGEGHENKTFFHGHSYAGNPLGCAAALANLAIFKSERTLAKLQRRIPKFRRALDSLTEDPWVGDIRQCGFMVGIELVQQKSTKMPFPASERIGQKIAMTARTLGLLIRPIGTIMILIPPLSASAKELDQMVSILKLAMSVVRASSTSFPRPSPPEVLNRPLD; encoded by the coding sequence ATGACTCTCAATACGACCCGCACAGTATTAGAAAAAGACGATCGTGAGTACGTGTGGCACCCTTTTACCCAAATGCAGGAATGGGAACGCCAGCCTCCTCTCATCATCAGACGCGGAAAAGGTTCCTATGTCTATGATATGGATGGCAACGCCTATCTCGATGCGACGGCATCCATCTGGGTCAATATTCATGGGCATCGACATCCTCGCATTGATGAGGCCATTCGTCATCAACTGACCCAGGTGGCTCATACGACGTTGCTGGGGCTTTCCAACCCACCAGCCATTCAATTGGCAAAGGCCCTTATTCGCCTGGCACCCAAAGGGTTACAAAAAGTCTTCTATTCCGACAACGGCTCCACCGCCGTTGAAGTTGCCGCAAAAATGGCTATTCAGTATTGGCAACAATGTCCGAATCCCCAACCACGAAAAACACGGTTTATCCATCTTGGCATGTCCTATCACGGGGACACGGTGGGAGGAATGAGCCTCAGCGGAGTCGAACTGTTCCGCAGATCTTTTTCTCCACTCCTCTTTGCAAGCCATGACGTGGAGCCACCTTATTGCTATCGATGTCCCCTTCAATTGCATTTCCCTCAATGTCGGCTCGCCTGTCTTGATCCGCTTGAAAAACTTCTCTCCACACAGCATCAAGAAATTGCAGGCCTCATTCTTGAGCCTATGGTGCAAGCGGTCGCCGGGATCATTCCTTCGCCTCCAGGATACTTGAAACGCGTCAGGGAGTTATGCACGCGGTACAAGGTCCTGTTTATTGCCGATGAGGTTGCCACCGGGTTTGGACGAACAGGTCGGATGTTTGCCTGTGAGCATGAAGACATTTCTCCGGATATCATGGCGATTGCCAAAGGTTTAACGGGAGGCTATCTCCCATTGGCCGCCACACTGACGACAAACGCCATTTATCAAGCGTTTTTGGGAGAAGGGCACGAAAACAAAACATTTTTCCATGGACATAGTTATGCGGGAAATCCCTTGGGATGCGCGGCGGCTCTGGCCAACCTTGCCATCTTTAAGAGTGAACGAACTCTCGCAAAACTTCAACGACGGATCCCTAAATTTCGCAGAGCTCTTGACTCCCTGACCGAAGACCCTTGGGTTGGGGATATCCGGCAATGTGGCTTTATGGTTGGGATTGAATTGGTTCAACAAAAATCCACAAAAATGCCATTCCCTGCCTCCGAACGTATTGGCCAGAAAATAGCCATGACTGCGAGAACATTAGGCCTGCTGATCCGTCCCATCGGGACCATTATGATTCTCATTCCCCCCCTTTCGGCAAGTGCCAAAGAACTCGATCAAATGGTGTCTATTTTAAAACTGGCCATGTCAGTGGTCCGTGCATCCAGCACATCTTTCCCCAGACCATCACCTCCGGAAGTATTGAATCGTCCCCTAGACTAG